The genomic stretch TAGAAATGTAGGTTAGCTTTGAAACCCATGGTAGGCATAATAGGTTCACATACTTTGCATTCTGCTTTGTGATAAAACATGAGATTTCTTTCTTGCATATAACACATAATCCGCAAATGGCTACTGTTGTATTTCATAATGAAGCAAATGGCTACTGTTCTATTTTTTCAGCATAATGAGCATGATTTTCTGTAGATGTAGTAATTTGGAATAGCTTGGTGAAATCACTTTATTCCTGCGACCTGTCATTTGGTTTGGAGAATTTGGAACTGCCTTTGTTAACTAATGTTATCATGCACATGTTTGTTCACCATGGTTTCTCTTTGTGCTTACTTACAATGCTATTAGCAGAATATATGGGATTTATGTTTATTCAGGATGAAAGATTTTGGATAGCTTGTTGTGACATGATTTCATAAGGAGGTATTACTGTATGTGATTTTTATAAGAATCTCCTATGCTAAATTGAGCTCTGTTCAGTAAACGGCTTTACCCCTAATCATATATTAGGCAAGAGCCTTACTTCATGGTTGGCCTAGTTCTTCATTTAGTTTCATGGCTTATCCTAGAGTGTTAACTGATGTTTATTTGATATTGTCATAGAATGTGATTCAACGGACGTTTTTAAGTTAGTTGGCTGTTATTTTCTGTTAGAAGATTAGTTGATTCAGTTAGAGACTTTTGTTATGGTTTAAAAGTAAGTTGTTAGTGAAAAGTTAATAAAATGTTGGGGAGTTAGTTATGTTCAGAAAACCAAATGAGCCCTGTTGCATTCTGTTGAATTATTTTCCTTGTTAACTTTGTATTGATGTGTGAAAGTGAAATCCATTCCTATGTTAAAACTTGTAGGGTGGATATCTACCAACAATTACTTCTATGATGCACTATGGTGACTGAGTCGAATGCCGCATTGACGATTAATTGTAGCTAGCAGCTGGTTTGATGCCGAACTGCAGTAAACTGGACAGAAGCTGGACGGGCCAAACTGGAGTAAACTTTAATGTATGTGATTTTTTGGAAAATTGGTTGTTAGAAAAAATTCTAAACTTAGTCATCAAAATGAAGTGCTAGAACTGTTATCACACTGTGTTAGCTAGTAGAAAACAAATGGAAACTATGATAGTAGACTGAACATACTTTGTGGTTAGTAAGAATTGAATTGGTTGCTGTTATGTTTGCTATCCATGCTAATTATTCTACCTAATGTGATGCAGGTTGGGCTTCTTGATGTCGTCATTGATATGCGTACGTTATTTTGGCTTGAATGAAAATGTTTATGGTAGATGTGTAAGTTGAGATTACATTGCTGGTTATTGGTTAGAAAAATATTCTCTGTTATGTCAACATGCTAAGTTAGATTGTTGTTAAAGGCTTTTATATGTGAACGTTGATAAGGGAGCGATGCTCGACAAAACGCAAATCTATGTATCAATTACTTGCAGAATGATCCATGGTTTGCGTATCAAAGATGGAAAAGCTTCATATGTTTCCCGCTTCGTGAAAACTTCTCGTTTTAAACAAGAAGAATACTTTAATGGCTCTAAATTTATGAAGGTATATAAAAAAAGTAAAAGTATAGAAGCTTGGCGAAGAGTATACTAGTGAATGATTGAATGCTTGTTTTGCAGTTGCACAAGATAAATGTTTTTTCTTGTTTGCTATTTTCAGATTGGAGATCTCAAAGGTCTATTTGGACTGTTGATGGTTAACATGCAAATGTTAAGAGCTAAATTGAAAATATTCGACGTTTCTTATGGACACGGAACAGGTAATCTGTGTTACGAAACCTTTGTTTTTAACTTGGAAATTGGAAAAGTTAGGTCTAGTATATGGATGTGAAGATATGAATCTAACTTGTGCTCATACTCTCATGTTTACCAGCTAATACAGCTCTTGTATATCACCATCAGAAGCTTCTAGCACTCTCCGAAGGAGACAAACCTTGTGAGTACTTTTCCTTTCTGCTTCTAGCACTCTCATAGTTGTATCACAGTCTTTGACTAGCGATAATTGTATTTACTTATTCTACTACGGCACTGAAGTAGTCTCATTTTAAATTTTGCAGATGCTATTAAAATTTTAGAAGACGGTGATTTGCAGACACTTGGCATGCTAGATTATGACAAGAGATTAGGCCATAACTTCACTGCCCATCCAAAAGTTGACCCATTTACTGGTGAAGCAATATTGAAATAAGCGATGAAGCTGAAAGATTTAATGGAAAAGTAATTCCAATTTCCAACAAATAACTTTCCTATATGCAGGGGAGATGTTTACACTTGGATATTCACATACAGCACCATATGTCACATACAGGGTAATATCAAAGGATGGTTTTATGCAAGATCCTGTTCCAATAACAATATCAGACCCCGTTTTGATGCATGACTTTGCCATCAGAGAATTATTCAATATTTACGGACCTTCCTCTGTACTTTAGGCCAAAGGTAGTTCATATGATCTGGCTAAAGATTAGTTTGTTAGTAATATCACTTGATGGAAATTAAATGAATCTTGAATTGTTGATTGAAATGTATTTTTTCAGGAAATGGTGAAGAATAAGACCTTGATATTCTCATTTGATTCAACCAAGAAAGCTCGTTTTGGTGTCTTACCTCGGTATGCTAAGGATGAGAAGCAATATCAGATGGTTTGAACTACCAAATTGCTTCATTTTCCACAATGGTATGTTTGCTTGCTTTGTTTCTCCTTAATATAATATGTTGATTGATATTCTATAATGATCATTTGTAAaatccaatgattgtgaaattgAAGTTCCTgatgatttaaaaaaaaaagcGAGGCCGATATATTTCCTCATTCATTTGATTTTCGATTCATAGTAA from Lathyrus oleraceus cultivar Zhongwan6 chromosome 7, CAAS_Psat_ZW6_1.0, whole genome shotgun sequence encodes the following:
- the LOC127104248 gene encoding carotenoid 9,10(9',10')-cleavage dioxygenase 1-like, whose product is MLDKTQIYVSITCRMIHGLRIKDGKASYVSRFVKTSRFKQEEYFNGSKFMKIGDLKGLFGLLMVNMQMLRAKLKIFDVSYGHGTANTALVYHHQKLLALSEGDKPYAIKILEDGDLQTLGMLDYDKRLGHNFTAHPKVDPFTGEMFTLGYSHTAPYVTYRVISKDGFMQDPVPITISDPVLMHDFAIRELFNIYGPSSEMVKNKTLIFSFDSTKKARFGVLPRYAKDEKQYQMILFSRYLREFPVGVTWNMYCENCLDDCRGHSTGCFMGENDRINSVSKREIQKQYKKNDKITDLIKEIG